CCCAAGACGATGATCCCGGTCCGCGGTAAGCCGATTTTGCAGTATATTATCGAGTCATTGCGAGATGTTGGTCTAACCCAAATCACGATCGTGATCGGTCGCCCGCTGGGTGAAAATATTCAGAAGTATTTCCATGATGGAGCCCAGTATGGTGTATCTATTACCTACGTCACTGAATCAAAAAATGCCGGCACAGCCGGCGCTCTCCGTCCGTTGAACAAAGTAATCCATGAACCATTTCTATTGTACTATGGTGATGTATTGGCGGATATCGACATTAGAGAGTTGATGGAGTTTCACAAAGAACACGCTCCGGTAGTCAGCGCCGCACTCACCGCGACTGATCATTACTCCGATTACGGAGTCGTAAAACTCAAGGGCCACACCATCGTTGATTTTGTGGAAAAACCAACCGACAAAGAATACCTAGGGCTTGTTAGCGCGGGTATATTTGTGGTCGAGCCGACTATATTTGACTACTTGCCCGACAAACAGCCAGCCAGTCTGGAAGAAGACGTATTGCCGAAATTAATTAAAACAAAAAAACTGAACGGTTACCCATTTTCGGGACGATGGTACGATATTTCCACGCCGGAAATATATGAGCATGTATTGAAAGAGTGGACTAAATAAATTCACACTTCATGGTAGTTCAGCAATTACTACAAAAATTCGGATTTAGCGACAAAGAAATTCGTGTTTATCTGGCATTACTGAAACATGGACCTTCGCCAGTGCGCAAAATAGCTACTGCGACGGACATCAATCGCGGTACGACTTATGATATATTAAAGTCACTGAAAGAGCAGGGATTGGTTTCGTATTACCATCAGGCGACTCACCAGTATTTTGTGGCCGAGGATCCCGAACGGCTTAATGACTTATTGGGCGAAAAACAGCGGGTGCTAGAAAATGCTCGCCAGGAACTTCAGGCAGCGATACCGGAATTGCGATCCATGCGCGAAGTCAGCGGTGGGAAACCGGTGGTAAAATTCTACGAAGGCGCCAACGGTATTAGAACCATATTATTAGACGTGCTCGATACTATGGCGCAAGCGCCGGTCAAGGAATACTGCGTTTACTCATCAGCCGATATCAGAAAGTACCTATATGAAAAGTTTCCCGATTATACCAAGCAGCGGATCAAGCGTAAAATTACCGTCAAAATAATTGCGCTGGGAGAAGGCGGCCAGGAACTGGGCATGGACGAACGCCGCTGGCTGTCTCAAAAAGAAGGCGCGCCGACTTACATAATAATCTACCACCACAAAACGGCACTTATTTCGGTCACGGGCGACCAGACACCATTAGGCATTATTATCGAAGATGCCGGCTTGGCGCAGACGCAGAAATTTCTGTTTGAGAATCAGTGGCGGACGCTTTCTCGATCATCCCATAACGGTGGCATGATATGAGAAAATACTATTCGAAATTATCAAAAATAAACAAAACTATATTTCTAGTTTTGACTATACCGATATTTGTTTTGGTCGGGAGTGTGGTCGGCCTGGTGCTGGGGATGTTAGTAATTAATTTATTCCCAGATAAATGTACGACCGTGGGCATTACCACAGTTTGCGGCAATACAGGCGAGTTGTTGGGATTCAGCGGCTACTCGTTAACTGCTTTTGTGGGAGTGTTAATTGGAGCGATTGCGATGTTTTTGTGGTATGGGTATCTTGTGTTTGGGTGGAAAAAGAAACAAGGTTGAAAGCTGATATAAGCATATCGGATACTTTGCGGCACGGGTTTAATTAATCCTTGATTATTTTGGCTTAAGAGGTTACAATGCTTGCGTTCGCTGAAGTATGTTGTCTACAAAGCGGAGGCGTGCTTATAACAGAATGGTGTCAGTGCGGAGAGGTGGCCGAGTGGTTGAAGGCGCCGCTCTCGAAAAGCGGTAAGGCAGCAATGTCTTCGTGGGTTCAAATCCCACCCTCTCCGCACTGACTCGTTTCGAATCTCGCAGACCCCGCAAACGAGTCCGCGAGTTGTGCGGGGCTCCCGCCTCCGCTCTGTAGATTGTGGGCGGTCTCGTCCGGTCGTGCGACCGATCGAATGATCGCCGAAAACCGGTATACCTGCAAAGGTATCGCCCAGCTTAGCGGAGCCGCCTCCGCTTTGTTGGGCATATTAGTTCCACCAAGCCATGAGCCTTGACGCCCTCGGCGGTGTTGTTATGATGAAAATGGTGCCATGAAGGGAGGGTAGCATGGACACAAACGGTGCTTCCGATCTTCTGTCTGAGGAAGATATTGCGATTCTCGAAGAGTATCGGGAATGCAGTTCGGTCAGCGGCTGGTTGTTCATTCTGGGGTTTCTGCTGACGGCCATGTTCAGCGCTCTGATTTACTTAAGCATCTTTGGCTGGGGTAAGCAGGTCGCCGCTTATCAGTGGTTCGTGAACCACATTCACCCCCTTGTCGTAGCAATGATCATTCTCGGGGTGTCGGGCCTGGTGGCTCGGTGTGCCGCCAAACGTCTACTGCGGGAACATCTGGCTCGAAGACGTGTGCGGATGATCTTGCTTCGGGATAATCCTAGATTGCTGGCATTGGCAC
This sequence is a window from Patescibacteria group bacterium. Protein-coding genes within it:
- a CDS encoding sugar phosphate nucleotidyltransferase, whose protein sequence is MNKVGRQRLTITLRSDVLGQLDAIIDGEKIRNRSHAIEYILSQNLGPKIKRAVILAGGHGVKMRPFTYEMPKTMIPVRGKPILQYIIESLRDVGLTQITIVIGRPLGENIQKYFHDGAQYGVSITYVTESKNAGTAGALRPLNKVIHEPFLLYYGDVLADIDIRELMEFHKEHAPVVSAALTATDHYSDYGVVKLKGHTIVDFVEKPTDKEYLGLVSAGIFVVEPTIFDYLPDKQPASLEEDVLPKLIKTKKLNGYPFSGRWYDISTPEIYEHVLKEWTK
- a CDS encoding helix-turn-helix domain-containing protein — protein: MVVQQLLQKFGFSDKEIRVYLALLKHGPSPVRKIATATDINRGTTYDILKSLKEQGLVSYYHQATHQYFVAEDPERLNDLLGEKQRVLENARQELQAAIPELRSMREVSGGKPVVKFYEGANGIRTILLDVLDTMAQAPVKEYCVYSSADIRKYLYEKFPDYTKQRIKRKITVKIIALGEGGQELGMDERRWLSQKEGAPTYIIIYHHKTALISVTGDQTPLGIIIEDAGLAQTQKFLFENQWRTLSRSSHNGGMI